A genomic segment from Labrus bergylta chromosome 3, fLabBer1.1, whole genome shotgun sequence encodes:
- the tbp gene encoding TATA-box-binding protein, whose translation MDQNNSIPAFQGLASPQGAMTPGVPIFSPMMPYGSGLTPQPVQNTNSLSILEEQQRQQQQQQAQQANAGLPGTSGQTPQLYHSQTVAGSTTTALPGNTPLYNTPLTPMTPITPATPASESSGIVPQLQNIVSTVNLGCKLDLKTIALRARNAEYNPKRFAAVIMRIREPRTTALIFSSGKMVCTGAKSEEQSRLAARKYARVVQKLGFPAKFLDFKIQNMVGSCDVKFPIRLEGLVLTHQQFSSYEPELFPGLIYRMIKPRIVLLIFVSGKVVLTGAKVRAEIYEAFENIYPILKGFRKTT comes from the exons GGTGCCATGACGCCTGGCGTGCCTATCTTCAGTCCCATGATGCCATATGGCTCAGGCCTGACACCGCAGCCTGTACAGAACACCAATAGCTTGTCCATACTTGAGGAACAACAGaggcaacagcagcagcaacaggctCAGCAGGCAAACGCAG gCCTTCCAGGCACATCAGGGCAGACCCCACAGCTTTACCACTCCCAGACAGTAGCAGGCTCGACCACCACAGCTCTGCCAGGAAACACCCCGCTCTACAACACACCTCTAACCCCCATGACCCCTATCACACCGGCCACACCAGCCTCAGAGAGCTCTGGAATAGTACCACAGCTACA AAACATTGTTTCTACTGTGAACCTGGGCTGTAAACTAGACTTGAAGACCATTGCTCTGAGAGCCAGGAATGCAGAGTACAACCCAAAG CGTTTTGCTGCGGTCATTATGAGAATACGAGAGCCCAGGACCACTGCTCTCATCTTTAGCTCGGGGAAGATGGTCTGCACTGGAGCCAAGAG TGAAGAACAGTCACGGTTAGCTGCCAGAAAATATGCTCGTGTGGTGCAGAAGCTCGGCTTTCCTGCGAAGTTCCTGGACTTTAAGATTCAGAACATGGTGGGAAGCTGCGATGTGAAGTTCCCCATTCGGCTGGAGGGATTAGTTCTTACGCATCAACAGTTTAGCAG CTATGAACCGGAGCTGTTTCCTGGATTGATTTACAGAATGATCAAACCCAGGATTGTCCTGCTTATCTTTGTCTCTGGGAAAGTTGTACTCACAG gTGCCAAGGTTAGAGCAGAGATCTATGAAGCTTTTGAAAACATCTACCCCATCCTGAAAGGCTTCCGCAAAACAACGTAg